One window from the genome of Hydractinia symbiolongicarpus strain clone_291-10 chromosome 1, HSymV2.1, whole genome shotgun sequence encodes:
- the LOC130653180 gene encoding uncharacterized protein LOC130653180 encodes MKSLEKRKHESVFPKIMIFCLSFLLFLLISFSTKGLYIHEEHSVQFVKVLNIQSQIQRNLKNRKIVLLIGIFTASKYKNRRDDIRDTWMKTCHEYKGCKSLFILDGLTADGKPLDKIIMQLQNESSHNNNDMKILRTPLGRNFALRILESLRFAFQEYDFDYFLRVDDDYYPCIHRLMFELPKRMNLEYLFWGFTRCSPARIDEGFVVFNNKLAIRILEDENSLICTDFGTTSISKWVMDISRTQNVSWFADNERVWHHPPVSLVPELKKKLRFVIRILLCMEFILAI; translated from the coding sequence ATGAAAAGTCTAGAAAAACGTAAACACGAGAGTGTTTTTCCAAAAATTATGATATTCTGTCttagttttttattgtttttgttgatttCGTTTTCAACGAAGGGATTATATATACACGAAGAACATTCAGTTCAGTttgttaaagttttaaatattcaaTCACAAATTCAAAGGAACCTCAAAAATAGAAAGATAGTCCTACTTATTGGGATTTTTACTGCAAGTAAATACAAAAATCGTCGAGATGACATTCGAGACACGTGGATGAAAACTTGTCATGAATATAAGGGATGCAAAAGCCTATTCATATTGGATGGATTAACAGCTGACGGAAAGCCATTGGATAAGATCATAATGCAGCTACAAAATGAATCTAGTCATAATAACAATGATATGAAAATTTTACGGACGCCTCTTGGAAGGAATTTTGCGCTGAGGATTTTAGAAAGTTTAAGGTTCGCTTTTCAGGAATACGACTTTGATTACTTCTTGAGAGTGGATGATGATTATTACCCGTGCATCCATCGTCTTATGTTCGAGCTACCTAAACGCATGAACCTTGAGTACCTTTTCTGGGGTTTTACTAGATGCTCCCCAGCGAGAATTGACGAAGGTTTCGTTGTGTTTAATAATAAATTAGCGATACGGATTTTGGAAGACGAGAATTCGTTGATTTGTACAGACTTTGGCACAACTTCGATTTCAAAATGGGTCATGGATATATCAAGAACTCAGAATGTTTCCTGGTTTGCTGATAATGAGCGCGTATGGCATCACCCACCTGTGTCTCTCGTACCTGAGCTTAAAAAAAAACTGAGATTTGTCATACGTATCTTGCTTTGCATGGAGTTTATTTTGGCGATATGA